The window AACCACACCGCTGAATTCTCATGCTCAATCTCAATCCTTTGTCATCGCGCCCAATGAACCTGCCTCAACCATCTTTGCAAGACTGGCTCAAGAAGGTTTGATTACCGATCCAGAAGCCCTGCAGGTTTTAATGCAATACCTTGGTTATGACACCCAGATACAGACCGGTGAACATTTACTCAGCCCGGCGATGAGCCCATACCAGATCGCCAAAGCCCTGATTGATCCAGCGAACCTGCTGATCCATTTCGACCTCTTAGCCGGTTGGCGCACTGAGGAAGTCTCCACGGCTCTGGTAATCTCGGGGCTGAATTTTTCTACCCAGGAGTTCTTAGAAGCTGCAGCTCAACCGCTCAGCGTCTACCTTCCACAACGTGGTACTTCTTCAATCATCGGTTTGGAAGGATTCTTAATGCCAGCTTCCTATCGAATTTTAAAGAATGCCTCGCCCGAAGATTTGCTCCGCTTATTTACCCAAAACTTTGACGCTCAGGTTCCAGAAGAGATCGATCAAAAGTTTCAACAACAGGGATTATCCTTCTACGAAGGCATCATCCTTGCCTCTATGGTTCAACGGGAAAGTATTTTAGAAGAAGAAATGCCCTTGATCGCTTCAGTATTTCTCAATCGCCTGCGCGCCCAAATGAAGCTTGACTCAGACGCTACGGTTCAATACGCCTTGGGTTTCAACGAAGCCCAGAATACGTGGTGGACCAACCCCCTCAGCACAGCCGATTTTGCGATTGATTCTGCCTATAATACCTATCTCTACAATGGCTTACCGCCAACCCCCATTTGCAATCCCAGCCTGGCAGCTATTCTCGCCGTTGCAAATGCTCCGCCGAGTGATTACCTGTATTTCCGGGCCGCATGTGATGGCAGCGGTCGGCATATTTTTGCAACTTCTTACTCAGAACATCTCAATAACGCCTGTCCTTAAAACAAAAAAGCTCATGGAGATAGCTTCCTCCATGAGCCTGCAGATGTTTTGTGGAATTAAGCGGGGGCTAATTCTTTCATTTTTGCCCGAATCACATTCCCCAAACGATAGATGCCCTCTTCAATTTTTTCTGGTGTAGCATTGGAGAAATTCAAACGCATGGTATTGTGTCCGCCACCGCCCGGATAGAAACTTTCCCCAGGGACAAAAGCCACCTTTTGTTCAATTGCCTCTTTAAGTACCTCTTTTGAGTTGAGATATTCCGGCATGGTACCCCACAGGAACAAACCGCCTTCGGGTTGCGTCCAATCCACTTCAGGTGGGAAGTAGCGATCCATCGCTGAGAGCATGACATCCCGTCGCTCCCGGTAGACCTGGCGGATCAACTTCACATGCTCATCCAGAAAGCCCCCTTTGGAAACCTCATGGGCGACCATCTGGTTGAAAGTCGCGGTGTGTAAATCCTCCCCTTGTTTCGCTTCCACCATTTTCCGGATGACTTCTGGAGGAGCAACAACCCATGCCAATCGCAAACCGGGCGCCAGAATTTTCGAGAAGGTGCTGAGGTAAATCACATTGCCCCGATAGCATCGGTCGTGATTGCCGCGATACTGGCTATCAACCACAACAATTGAAGGTAGATGTTCACCCTCAAAGCGCAACTGCCCATAAGGATCATCCTCAACTATCGGCACTCCAAAGCGGTTTGCCAACTCAACCAATTGATAACGGCGCTCTAGAGAAAGTGTTACCCCGGTGGGATTTTGGAAATTCGGCAACACGTAGATAAACTTCGGCCCATACCGCAGTGCTTCTTCCAGAGCATCCGTGATCATGCCATGCTTGTCCGAAGGAACGGCCACATATTCCGCACCATAAGCATTCCAGGCCTGCAAGGCGCCCAGATAAGTGGGCGATTCAACCAGTATGCGATCGCCGCGATTGATAAACACCTTCCCGATTAGATCGAGCGCCTGCTGTGAACCCGATGTAATCAAAATATTCTCCGGGTTGATTGTGATCCCATAGCGAGCTGTATGGCGAGCGATTTGTTCCCGCAGAGGTAAAAAACCTTCCGTGGTACTGTATTGTAAGGCTTGAGCGCCATGATCGCGAAGCACCTTCTGACAGGCTTCTGCAAAGCGCTCAATTGGGAAAACATCTGGCGCCGGTAAGCCTCCAGCAAACGAGATGATGTCTGGCTGTTCGGTGAGTTTTAACAACTCTCTCACCGCAGAGCTTCCCATGCGTTTGGTACGATGCGCATAACGATGATCCCATGGGGTTTGTAAGCCTCTTTCGTCTCGAACTGTACCCGTTACCTTTACCGCGGGTTTTACCATTTACAAACCTCCTTCCTTTGTGAAAACAATTATTTTGGAAAACGGCTGAGAACAACCGCTTCACTTGGTAAGACAGACTTTTCGCCTAACATCATTGCAGCCGGAGCTTTGATTTCTTTCTCTGGAGAGCCTTGATAGATATAAATATGCGTACCTTCCTCGGCAGCTTTCAACTCCACATACGCCTGTCCGGTTAATGTACCCTGCTGATCGATTGCGCAACTGGTCACCCAACCAATGACGCGACCGCGCTTATCCAATACGGGGTCACCGCCA is drawn from Anaerolineae bacterium and contains these coding sequences:
- a CDS encoding protein YceG like, translating into MNKRIFSLSCFILALLIVVISVLSAMALFTLSSIQSDIERTFGKPHPSIDYAQSLWFQLVLYANKEKLTTPLNSHAQSQSFVIAPNEPASTIFARLAQEGLITDPEALQVLMQYLGYDTQIQTGEHLLSPAMSPYQIAKALIDPANLLIHFDLLAGWRTEEVSTALVISGLNFSTQEFLEAAAQPLSVYLPQRGTSSIIGLEGFLMPASYRILKNASPEDLLRLFTQNFDAQVPEEIDQKFQQQGLSFYEGIILASMVQRESILEEEMPLIASVFLNRLRAQMKLDSDATVQYALGFNEAQNTWWTNPLSTADFAIDSAYNTYLYNGLPPTPICNPSLAAILAVANAPPSDYLYFRAACDGSGRHIFATSYSEHLNNACP
- a CDS encoding Transcriptional regulator, GntR family domain / Aspartate aminotransferase codes for the protein MVKPAVKVTGTVRDERGLQTPWDHRYAHRTKRMGSSAVRELLKLTEQPDIISFAGGLPAPDVFPIERFAEACQKVLRDHGAQALQYSTTEGFLPLREQIARHTARYGITINPENILITSGSQQALDLIGKVFINRGDRILVESPTYLGALQAWNAYGAEYVAVPSDKHGMITDALEEALRYGPKFIYVLPNFQNPTGVTLSLERRYQLVELANRFGVPIVEDDPYGQLRFEGEHLPSIVVVDSQYRGNHDRCYRGNVIYLSTFSKILAPGLRLAWVVAPPEVIRKMVEAKQGEDLHTATFNQMVAHEVSKGGFLDEHVKLIRQVYRERRDVMLSAMDRYFPPEVDWTQPEGGLFLWGTMPEYLNSKEVLKEAIEQKVAFVPGESFYPGGGGHNTMRLNFSNATPEKIEEGIYRLGNVIRAKMKELAPA